Genomic DNA from Tautonia rosea:
GCACGACCACAACTCAACCCCCCCACATCACCTATCCTGATGCGTAGACCCTGGACAGCCCGCCGGGATAGGAGACCAGCATCCGACGTCCGCAACGGCCGCAGACGATCAGCCCGGCCAGCAGTGAATCCCCATCGCGGGGGGCCCCCATCGCGGCGGCGTGGGCGCGATTGCACGCCAACCGCTGCAGGTTCGCCTCGTAGCGTTCCCAGGTGATGTACGCGGGCAATCGGTCTCGGATCAGCACCTCCCATTGCTCCATCGGCACCAGTCTGCGACCCGTGGCGGGTCGCCCGGGGATCTGGCGACGGGGGTCGGTCGGTCGGCGGCCATGGCTGTAGGCCCCGGCGTAGATCGGGTGATGGAGCAGAAAGGTCAGGGTCAACCGATTGGGTCGGCGCCACTGGAGTTCACCTCGGTCGGGGCCGAAGTGCGGCCGGACCGGCATGAGGACCCGGTTGCCGACCAGGTAACGCAGCACCCCCGAGACGGTCCCCAACTCGTCGAACTTCTCGAAGATCAGGCGGACGACGTCCTGTGCCTGTTCGTCGGGATCCAACACCATGCCGGCGCCGGGGAGCCGGACGAACCCGATGGGCGCGTGGTTGAAGAGCTCGCCCCGGCGGGCCTTGTTCCGGCGCCCGGCCAGCATGCGTCCCCTGAGGATATGCAGCTCCGCTTCGCTCATGGTGCCCTTCAGGCCCAGCAGGAGTCGGTCGTTGTAATCGCCGGGGTCGTACAGGCCATCCTGGTCGGCCAGCAATGCATGGAAGATCTCACATAACTCCAGGAGGTGATGCCAATCCTTGCACGACCGCGCCAGTCGGCTCATCTCGACGCCCAGGACGATGCCGACGTGATCCAGGCCGATCTCGGCCAACAGACGCTGGAAGCCGAGCCGGCCCTATGCCGTCTGGCCGCTGCGGCCCTGGTCCTCGTCGATGACGATCACCCGATCGGCCGCCCAGCACAGGGCGATGGCGCGGCGTCGCAAGTCGTACTGCAAGGCGGCCGACTCGCGATGCTCGAGCACCTGCTGGGCGGTGGACTGCCTGACATAGACGATCGCCAGCCGATCGAGGTGCCTGGATTGAATCTTACGGGTTCCCCAAGGGGACTCGTCGATCGGCCCATGATCCCGAGGGTCCGTCAATCGCGTCGGCGGCGAGGGGCTCTCATCGACGCTCATGAGGCACCTCCGGCTCTGCCAGAGGCGTCCGCAGTCGCTGCGTCACCAGCCGCGTGAGGGTCGTGATTGCCTCGCGACGGGTCCGGTCCGGTAGCCTCCCCCAGAGGTCGCTCAGGCGGACAGGGCGAGTCGGATCGTCCTGGCCGGGGAGGGACATGGTCGCTCGAGGTTGCGTCGCATGGCAGTCCTCCTGGTTGAGTGCTGAGACGTTGCCGGCTCCATCGTGCCAGGTCCAACAGCGCCGCGACCCCCACTATGGGCCGCACCTCGGGATCGATACAAGGTGTCTCTTGAGACGCAGTGTGCTTGGCAGACTTCGATGAGCCAGCGTCGTCAGTACCAGAGCACCATCCTTTGGGCCTCCGCCAGGCTCGTGACCGGCAGGGTTGTCAGCAGCCACCAGCGGATCGGCTCCTGGCCCTCCGGAGGGGATTCCTCCTCGGCCAGGATCGCCGTCACGGGGAGATCGGGGAGGCGGTCGCCGATGCGGCGAGTCAATGGCGGCGCCAGGGAAACCGCCGCGAAGCGTGCGGTCAGGCTCGCAACCCTTGCCGGACGGCCGGGGCCGCGAGGGATCTCGACATTGAAGGACCCCCGGACGGGCTCGGTCCGCAAGGCGC
This window encodes:
- a CDS encoding recombinase family protein gives rise to the protein MLAGRRNKARRGELFNHAPIGFVRLPGAGMVLDPDEQAQDVVRLIFEKFDELGTVSGVLRYLVGNRVLMPVRPHFGPDRGELQWRRPNRLTLTFLLHHPIYAGAYSHGRRPTDPRRQIPGRPATGRRLVPMEQWEVLIRDRLPAYITWERYEANLQRLACNRAHAAAMGAPRDGDSLLAGLIVCGRCGRRMLVSYPGGLSRVYASG